In Candidatus Desulforudis audaxviator MP104C, a genomic segment contains:
- a CDS encoding cytidylyltransferase domain-containing protein yields MDDSPRVIAFIPARGGSKGLPRKNIRTLAGKPLLAWTVDLARSMAAIDRVVVSTDDPEIAEVSRSYGAEILWRPGHLAGDDALPADVVRDAIRRFRETGVREAIMVYLQPTSPLRERKDITACLKLLHNGYNSAATFTEAALHPYQAWRISGGKPFLFVDGFNPWRMRQRLEKAYQLNGAVYAFWMNSFPGRGFSMLPEPCGAVLMPKERSIDIDDMLDFELVEILISGRASK; encoded by the coding sequence ATGGATGATTCGCCAAGAGTAATCGCCTTTATCCCCGCCAGAGGCGGGAGTAAGGGCCTTCCCCGCAAGAACATAAGAACTCTGGCTGGAAAGCCCTTGCTGGCCTGGACGGTGGACCTGGCCCGGAGTATGGCGGCAATCGACCGGGTGGTGGTCTCTACCGATGACCCCGAAATAGCTGAGGTGTCACGGTCTTATGGTGCAGAGATACTCTGGCGGCCCGGTCATCTGGCGGGAGACGATGCGCTACCCGCCGATGTGGTTAGGGATGCCATTAGGCGGTTCCGGGAGACAGGGGTAAGGGAGGCCATAATGGTATACCTTCAGCCGACCAGTCCACTGCGGGAAAGAAAAGACATTACGGCTTGCCTGAAGCTACTGCACAACGGGTACAACTCGGCGGCGACCTTTACGGAAGCGGCGCTCCATCCTTACCAGGCCTGGCGAATCTCAGGCGGCAAGCCATTCCTCTTTGTAGATGGATTCAATCCGTGGCGGATGCGGCAGCGGTTGGAGAAGGCATACCAGTTGAACGGGGCCGTTTACGCTTTCTGGATGAACAGCTTTCCGGGCCGCGGCTTTTCAATGCTGCCTGAACCCTGCGGTGCGGTGCTCATGCCGAAGGAGCGATCCATAGATATCGACGATATGCTGGATTTTGAGCTTGTTGAAATACTGATCTCTGGGAGAGCGTCCAAATGA